From Primulina huaijiensis isolate GDHJ02 unplaced genomic scaffold, ASM1229523v2 scaffold42557, whole genome shotgun sequence, one genomic window encodes:
- the LOC140969716 gene encoding D-amino-acid transaminase, chloroplastic-like, giving the protein MYSSIFGGIVLDPTMMVIPIDDHMVHRGHGVFDTAIILYGHLYELDVHLARFLRSAAKAKVVSPFPQSTLRSILIQLTAASNCRKGTLTYWLSAGPGDFLLSPAGCPKSAFYAVVIDHNFSQCKEGVIVITSTIPMKSPLFATMKNVNYLPNVLSQMEAEEKGASASIWVDEEGYIA; this is encoded by the exons ATGTATTCTAGCATATTTGGTGGAATTGTTCTTGATCCTACGATGATGGTTATTCCCATAGATGATCACATGGTTCATCGAGGGCACGGTGTCTTTGACACCGCCATTATACTTTATGG ACACCTCTATGAATTAGACGTCCACCTAGCTCGTTTTCTCAGATCAGCAGCAAAAGCGAAAGTTGTTTCACCCTTCCCTCAATCTACTCTTAGAAGCATTCTTATTCAGCTCACAGCAGCATCAAATTGCCGAAAAGGAACTCTGACATACTGGTTAAGTGCTGGGCCTGGGGACTTTCTACTCTCTCCTGCCGGATGCCCAAAATCTGCATTCTATGCAGTCGTCATTGATCATAATTTTTCTCAATGTAAAGAAGGAGTCATAGTAATAACATCTACGATCCCAATGAAATCTCCACTTTTTGCTACAATGAAAAATGTGAACTACCTCCCAAATGTTCTTTCGCAAATGGAAGCTGAGGAGAAGGGGGCATCTGCCTCTATCTGGGTAGATGAGGAGGGATATATTGCCTAA